In Ailuropoda melanoleuca isolate Jingjing chromosome 7, ASM200744v2, whole genome shotgun sequence, one genomic interval encodes:
- the PCDH17 gene encoding protocadherin-17 isoform X4: MYLSICCCFLLWAPALTLKNLNYSVPEEQGAGTVIGNIGKDARLQPGLPPAERGGGGGGGRSKSGSYRVLENSAPHLLDVDADSGLLYTKQRIDRESLCRHNAKCQLSLEVFANDKEICMIKVEIQDINDNAPSFPSDQIEMDISENAAPGTRFPLTSAHDPDAGENGLRTYLLTRDDHGLFALDVKSRGDGTKFPELVIQKALDREQQNHHTLVLTALDGGEPPRSATVQINVKVIDSNDNSPVFEAPSYLVELPENAPLGTVVIDLNATDADEGPNGEVLYSFSSYVPDRVRELFSIDPKTGLIRVKGNLDYEENGMLEIDVQARDLGPNPIPAHCKVTVKLIDRNDNAPSIGFVSVRQGALSEAAPPGTVIALVRVTDRDSGKNGQLQCRVLGGGGTGGGGGGLGGAGGSVPFKLEENYDNFYTVVTDRPLDRETQDEYNVTIVARDGGSPPLNSTKSFAVKILDENDNPPRFTKGLYVLQVHENNIPGEYLGSVLAQDPDLGQNGTVSYSILPSHIGDVSIYTYVSVNPTNGAIYALRSFNYEQTKAFEFKVLAKDSGAPAHLESNATVRVTVLDVNDNAPVIVLPTLQNDTAELQVPRNAGLGYLVSTVRALDSDFGESGRLTYEIVDGNDDHLFEIDPSSGEIRTLHPFWEDVTPVVELVVKVTDHGKPTLSAVAKLIIRSVSGSLPEGVPRVNGEQHHWDMSLPLIVTLSTISIILLAAMITIAVKCKRENKEIRTYNCRIAEYSHPQLGGGKGKKKKINKNDIMLVQSEVEERNAMNVMNVVSSPSLATSPMYFDYQTRLPLSSPRSEVMYLKPASNNLTVPQGHAGCHTSFTGQGTNASETPATRMSIIQ, encoded by the coding sequence ATGTACCTTTCCATCTGTTGCTGTTTCCTCCTTTGGGCCCCTGCCCTGACGCTCAAAAACCTCAACTACTCGGTGCCGGAGGAGCAAGGGGCCGGCACCGTGATCGGCAACATCGGCAAGGATGCTCGACTGCAGCCGGGGCTTCCGCCGGCAGAGCGcggtggcggtggcggcggcgggcGAAGCAAGTCGGGTAGCTACCGGGTGCTGGAGAACTCAGCGCCGCACCTGCTGGACGTGGACGCGGACAGCGGGCTCCTCTACACCAAGCAGCGCATCGACCGTGAGTCCCTGTGCCGCCACAACGCCAAGTGCCAGCTGTCCCTCGAGGTGTTCGCCAATGACAAGGAAATCTGCATGATCAAGGTGGAGATCCAGGACATCAATGACAatgccccctccttcccctcggACCAGATTGAGATGGACATCTCGGAGAACGCAGCGCCGGGCACCCGCTTCCCTCTCACCAGCGCACATGACCCGGACGCCGGCGAGAACGGGCTCCGCACCTATCTGCTCACGCGCGACGACCACGGGCTCTTCGCGCTGGACGTCAAGTCCCGCGGCGACGGCACCAAGTTCCCAGAGCTGGTTATCCAGAAGGCGCTGGACCGCGAGCAGCAGAACCACCACACTCTTGTGCTGACCGCCCTGGACGGCGGCGAGCCGCCGCGATCGGCCACAGTGCAAATCAACGTGAAGGTGATAGACTCTAACGACAACAGCCCGGTCTTCGAGGCGCCCTCCTACTTGGTAGAGCTGCCAGAGAATGCCCCACTGGGCACCGTGGTCATTGATCTGAATGCCACCGACGCCGACGAGGGTCCCAATGGTGAAGTACTCTACTCCTTCAGCAGCTATGTGCCCGACCGCGTAAGAGAGCTCTTCTCCATCGACCCTAAGACCGGCCTGATCCGTGTCAAGGGCAACCTGGACTATGAGGAGAATGGGATGCTGGAGATCGACGTACAGGCCCGAGACTTGGGGCCCAACCCCATCCCGGCCCACTGCAAGGTCACTGTCAAGCTCATCGACCGCAACGACAACGCGCCGTCCATCGGTTTCGTCTCCGTGCGCCAGGGGGCGCTGAGCGAGGCCGCCCCGCCCGGTACCGTCATAGCCCTAGTGCGGGTCACTGACCGGGACTCTGGCAAGAACGGGCAGCTGCAGTGCAGGGTACTGGGCGGAGGAGGaacgggcggcggcggcggcggcctgGGGGGGGCCGGAGGTTCCGTGCCCTTCAAGCTTGAGGAGAACTACGACAACTTCTACACGGTGGTGACTGACCGCCCGCTGGACCGCGAGACACAAGACGAGTACAACGTGACAATCGTGGCGCGGGACGGGGGCTCGCCTCCTCTCAACTCCACCAAGTCGTTCGCTGTCAAGATTCTGGACGAGAACGACAACCCTCCTCGTTTCACCAAGGGACTCTATGTGCTGCAGGTGCACGAAAATAACATCCCAGGAGAGTACCTGGGCTCGGTGCTcgcccaggatcctgacctgggCCAAAACGGCACGGTGTCCTACTCTATCCTGCCCTCGCACATCGGCGACGTGTCCATCTATACCTATGTGTCTGTGAACCCCACCAACGGGGCTATCTACGCCCTGCGCTCCTTTAACTATGAGCAGACCAAGGCTTTTGAGTTCAAGGTGCTTGCTAAGGACTCCGGGGCGCCCGCGCACTTGGAGAGCAACGCAACCGTGAGGGTGACAGTGCTAGACGTGAATGACAACGCGCCGGTGATCGTGCTGCCCACGCTGCAGAACGACACAGCTGAGCTGCAGGTGCCGCGCAACGCCGGCCTGGGCTACCTGGTGAGCACCGTTCGCGCCCTTGACAGTGACTTCGGCGAGAGTGGGCGCCTCACCTACGAGATCGTAGATGGAAACGACGACCACCTGTTTGAAATCGATCCCTCCAGCGGCGAGATCCGCACGCTGCACCCCTTCTGGGAGGACGTGACGCCAGTGGTGGAGCTGGTAGTGAAGGTGACTGACCACGGGAAGCCCACACTGTCCGCGGTGGCCAAGCTCATCATCCGCTCGGTGAGCGGCTCCCTGCCCGAAGGGGTTCCGCGGGTAAACGGCGAGCAGCACCACTGGGACATGTCGCTGCCGCTCATCGTGACTCTTAGCACTATCTCCATCATTCTCCTAGCGGCCATGATCACCATTGCCGTCAAGTGCAAGCGCGAGAACAAGGAGATTCGCACTTACAACTGCCGCATCGCCGAGTACAGCCACCCGCAGCTGGGTGGGGGCAAGGgtaagaagaaaaagatcaacaaaaatgATATTATGCTGGTGCAGAGCGAGGTGGAAGAGAGGAACGCCATGAACGTCATGAACGTGGTGagcagcccctccctggccaccTCCCCTATGTACTTCGACTACCAGACCCGCCTGCCCCTCAGCTCGCCCCGGTCGGAGGTGATGTATCTCAAACCGGCCTCCAACAACCTGACTGTTCCTCAGGGGCACGCGGGCTGCCACACCAGCTTCACCGGACAAGGGACTAATGCGAGCGAGACCCCCGCCACTCGGATGTCCATAATTCAG